The genomic window gaaaagaaaagaaaagaaaagaaacgaatatgacaaaaattttgttcgaCCTTatgcaaaaggaaaaaaaaaaaagaaaaaataaagaaagtaaaagagaaataaaatgaaatataagaacacacacacacaactcCGTctagctttttttcttttttttttttttcttaattattaacacAAAAACCACGATCGTTCCTTTTTCAAAAtggtttataattttatagtgatgttgacgaagaaaagaaaaaaaagaacagaataaattgaaataaaaaatagaaaacgtcTCGCAGTAACAACGATCTAACGCTAATCTCTAATCACGAGtctccattattttttcttttccttttctgctTGTTTTTTTCAGTCTACTTGCAAAAGAATTGGGTCTGCTTTCAATGTGGCAAACGTTATCTATGGCGAGGTTCATTGAAGAATCACATGCGCGTCGAATGCGGCAAGGAACCAACTTTCAAGTGTCCTGTATGCGGAAGAAAATTCAAACACAAGCATCGCTGGCAGTCGCACGCTAAATGCGTGCATCACATCGATCTGTAAttcaaacagaaaaaaaagaaaaaaaaatagaaaaaaaaagaaaaaaaaagagagaaaaatggataggaaaaaaaaatcgatccttcgatccttcttcttctttttttattctttcttcaataCCAAAATATCGGAAGCAAACAAACTAACGAacaaaaagtagagaaaagaagagtgagcgagaaagagagagagagagagaaagagagagagagagagagagagagatttattaaaattgttgtatgcaataaaatcgatctttttcttttcataacaTTCACCTCTCAGCGTCTACTTTTATTTCACAAAAAGGACCATGAAAGAAAACTATATATGCTACAGTCACATGCATATCAAACACCCACACAAATCGTTTCTTATTAATCCTCGGCTTTAATCGAACACTCGACattagtttcctttttttttgtttcttctatttggttgtttttcattttttcatctcgtttttatttctatcaaaaTATCGTTCTCTCAGAATACACATAGAGGATTTATTGCATAATAAATATGTCCATGATGATATGCCTTGCAATATCTGTGACTAATTCATTctgattcatttttttataaatagatataaagcAATAAGTCCtccttcgtattttcttcttttcaattcatttattttcttctcttttcgtttttttttcttttgttatttttcgttgttgtcgttgttgttgtataTCTTCCAGCATACACCGTTCGATTTATGTCCATCGTAGGCGTAGTTTttttagtaaaaagaaaaaaaggtaaaagaaaaatatccaaATACCACGTCCTGCTAGTTCATTCGTTCACACTTGttattcattcgtttcatCTTTAATTATGACACGCACacatgaataattttttaattaaacgatttataaaagaaaaaatattctgcaAGATTTCTTCTTATGAAAATAactccaaaaaaaagaaaataactttctttttcttttccttttttttattttttcattatcatgatcattattatttctctttatgttAAAAGTGTCATAATTGAAgattaacgaaaataatatttcttctttttttctttagtgcATTTTATTGgtatatttaacaattaataatgttCATTATAACGATCGaccgatatttcttttcagcTGAGAAGACATGGAAATGTTGGCAGTGCAGCAAACAATACGTTTGGAAAGACTCATTGAAGAAACATCTTCGTGTGGAATGCGGTAAAGAGCCGAAATTCGAGTGCAAGATTTGCGGAAGAAAATTCAAGCACAAACACCGTTGGCAATCCCATAGAAGACTGATTCATTACATCGACGTGTGATAGATCCTCATTCTCGCAATGTTGCAAgagacgattaaaaaaaataaaaaaaaaaaaagaaaaaaaaacagaaaagaaaatacccGTTTTGTTATAACAACAATACAatacaaatgtatttataaaagtcttcttcttttccttttttttttttttttttttaagtaaagtATACACagttattttgtaatataattgaaGAACATACGTTTTACGAATGTTAAACTTAGACAAATCCCTGTAACATATGATTACCTTGTTTTCGCCTGAACTTTCTTGTTTcataattaatcgatcttaATAGAATCCTGTTATTAATTATCCATTGAATCTCTATAACAaatccctttctttccttaactttcttttttttcgaagatctatatatacaacatTTGATTAtcaattaacattttattcgattatcatTCACTGACTCGCAATAAAATAGACATCTCGATATACGTGTTCACGAGTGTTGTTATATTGGGAAACGAATTCGTATAACGTTGAAAGACAAAGGCACTCCATTTTGTGCCAGTGAAAATAATTCCTTCGCGcgtttttaaatgaataatccAGACAGATACCTAAGAAGATCTTAGGACTTAGTGAGTGACAGCTGcaagaacaaagagaaataaaataaaaagagaaaagaagataataatgacaatacgTACAAAAATCGAATTCGAATTTCATTGGAAAACTACTATCATTGTACAGtgaagtattataatattatttatattaatgatattattttcttatgtatatatatatataggtaagtaaaaagaacaaaaaaagaaatattgtacaaaataattttgcaaTTTATCCAACTAATCGAAAGTTATTTTGTCATTTTCAGACGAGAAATTCAAACATTCAAGGACTGCAGTATACACAatatactaattttttttttctttacttgttgttctataaattaatctttctcttctttaaatatctctctctttctctctctctctctctctctctctctctctctctctctctctctctttctctttctatctctctctcgctctctctctccgtctttcttaattatactatcctgatttttcttttatccttcctTAGTCTCTTTACTTAGtacaaaaatcttttatatttaatcgataatgaaaaatagttCTTGTCGCatgcatgtacgtatctatgtatgttgaatgcgtgcgtgcgtgtgtttgtaattatttttccttctttttttgaataagGTTTTTTCGATAAcatccttttctatcttttaacATATTATTCAAAGTTCGTATGATCAAATTGATTGAATCCTCCTGCAAGCAGAATAATCCTTATCTAAAATCGATATCACTCGTTTAATAAGACTGGATAAGATAGCTTTAAatagtttttctttgtattttcatAATACACTGCATAAactatgaattttcttttggataataataaatcttcgCTGACTCATTCCAAGCTTATTTTATagttttcaatctttttatatactccatctgttgctgttgctgctgctgctgctgctgctgctgctgctgctcctGCTGCTGCATCCTTTGATACTGGTTTTATTCttgtatcgatttttatataacataatgcTTTTTATCTGCATCCTCCAAATCTTCATATTCACCATATAGGTATTTTCTTCATAATAAGATTCTCAATTGAGCTGTTCTGCATAATCTGCAATAACTTGCATCGCGCCACTTTATTTCGCTGTTAACGATTTTCGATACGAACACATTTGCGCTATAGGAATCTGGATCTACGACCTGGTGGACCGACGATACACAGAAGAATGATCTCGCACGGAAAcacgaaagaaataacaacGTATGACGTATAACGTTATACACGATTTAAGATAATACTAATTAACGCTATTTTGATAACTTGATAATGTATTCCGATaccgataatatatattgaattagccaataaatgatattggaatttttaatacatcCAATATTACTTATCTCTTTCatcaaattttacaattgCGATTCTAAGAATCTTTTTACAAtctgcaaaaagaaaaaagtctcACAAAATTGATCTTTTCTTAGaatcatttataaaactacatttcgatattaaacatttccgatattatttattggcCAACCCAATATTTAgcagcgataaaaaaaaagaaaaaatacaattgtCGATTATAATTGTcgattataattgaaaaatccGAATTTGTATTGtcacgatatttatttatcttgtcagatttgattaaagaaaaaaaaaaaaaaaaaagaaagaaaacacactcatattaaatcgaaagacgaataaaatatttttacaaaccGACAACAAATAATGTCGATGcgcgaattattttatacaatacaactttcttttttccttgatttataagataatattttttttttcgttgatttataaaataatatttttctttgttctgtccctttctctctctctctctctctctctctctctctctctctctctctctctctttctctctatctctctatctttctatctctgtctgtttttttaatgaaacttttttaattttcatgttttagtaaaaaaaaaaaaaaagaaagaaagaaaaagaacggaaTAAAACAGTTcacaaataaaattcgaatttccTTTGATCACAACGAACCACTGTGTGCAGCGAAGTATAGGAGAACCAATCGAGAAATTTTCGTTCGAAGTAACGtgcaaaacagaaaaaaagaaaaaaagaaaaagaacagagagaaagaaaaaatgggggaaaaaaataaaggaaaagaaaaataataacaaacgaACTGatctattgtttttcttttctgttggACAGTGCCGTGGATGCTGAAGACGAAGAGAACGGTCAATCTATCGCAACTCATTCATAAGTGTATGAGATGTGGAAAGGGTTATCAATTGCATACGTCCCTGAGAAGACACCTAAGATTGGAATGCGGCGTCGAACCGAAAGAGACCTGTCCAATTTGTAGGAAGAAATTCACACACAGATACAATCTTACGTGTCATCTATCGTCGTGCAGTCGAAAGAGAGGAATTAAGTGaacaagaaggaaaaacggaaaagaaaaaatcaaataaaatcatatttctcAAATTCTAACATTCGCAACATCATTTATCTCCCTGTTAATGtcattactattaatatataataataattgttggTATAATCGtgttgttatatttattaaacatacaaaataataaacgaaacaaaacgaaacgaatcgaaacgaaacgaaatacaaacaaacaacaaagaaaaatattattccaaaTAATCATGAAATTTTGTCCAACTAATCGAATGTaattttggattttttttcaGACACGGAGTACAAGTTCAATATTAAATTACCGACATTCAAGATCCTCTGCGTTATCTGTCCAAATTGCGGTAGGAGGTacaaaagaaacgattatCTTCTGCGACACAAAAGGGAATGTCAACTGGAACGTACCTTTGGTTGTCCAATGTGCGGGAAAAAGTTCAAGAGAAAATATCATTTGTCGAGGCAcgttaacgaaacgaaacacaCGAAACGTCAACGTGACAAAGCTAGATTTATTGAActgaatcattaaaaatattattctttttatttcttttctttttggttttcctttttttatttttttttttattttgttcgtttattattttcccttgtttctcttctatatacagatatatatatacatatgactATGTGTCAGGAAAGATGATGCCTGTAatgataatttcaaaatatttaaacttaTGCATTACTCGTGCTCCAAAATGTATACAGATTGATgtgtttatgaaaaaaaaaaatgcatatgcgaagatatatttattcttttatcgtaaaaaatgaaaacgacgAAACGTCGCTTGtagaaaagattaaattgTACACAGAAATTTGTGGGAATAAAAATGTGACATGCGAGATTTTTCCGTACAAACAAaactatacaatatataaataagtacatatatacatatacgtatatatatatattttttttctctttttattttcttttataagaaACAATCAAAAATTGACGTATGTAAATTCAGTTTGTAAATAATCTGAAACTTCTGCGATTTGATTGATTTGCAcgacttaattaaaaaataaataaaaaacaaaaaacaaacaaataaacttttaacaaatacaaaataaatacattacaCTGACGAAAAATTCTTGTAAACCtacaaagaataataattataattgtcgatataaaattgtcgatataaaaatttatttgatacaaTTCACAATACAACTTTTTTCGtcgtattatatatcaatgttttttcttcttattctctgtctctctctttctctctctctctctctctctctctctctttctctctctttctcttttttgaacGATACTTTtctgatattctttttttactaaaaaaaaaaattaaaaaagaaacgaaacaaaaatacaataaaaagaatgtacGTAAAACTCGCATTCGAATTTCACTGTACACACTCTTGATCACAACCCGCTGTGCGCAGAACGAAGGAGGAGGAACCAACAAATTTTCTCGAACATTTGGAATACGAGATCGAAATAacatatacaaaagaaaaaaaaaaaaaaaagaaaaatggaacaaataaataacgaaCTGATCtccgatatttctttttttctgttggaCAGTGCCGAAGCTGCTGAAGGTGAGGAGGATGATTAATCTACcgcaaaagaagaaatctgTCATCCATAAATGTACGAGATGCGGGAAGAGTTATCAATTGTATACATCCCTAAGAAGACACTTAAGGCTAGAGTGCGGCGTCGAACCAAAAGAGACATGTCCGATTTGTGGAAAAAAATTCACGCACAGATTCAAACTAACGAGTCATCTCTCATCGTGTGGTCGAAAAAGAGGATTTACGTGaaccgagagaaaaaaagaagaaagaaaaagaaaaaaaagaaaaaagaagaagggcagaaagaaaaaagaaaagaagaaaaattatttcttttaactcCAACactcgtaatattatttatctctctgttATGGCAAAATAACGAGGATAAATATTAGATTATGTTTAtagttttgaagaaaaaacttCGAACGcacaatttatttacttttgttgATTTTTACTAGTTCATGACCAAAGAGACATCGTCGTAAAGAGAAAACACGAAAGAACTATAAGATATCGTATTATGGGGTACCCTTAAGCCATCGAgatatctattttaataaataaattagccATCAGTTAAGTTCGATTTAAATCTCTCGGACTTGTGATAACGTGTTACGTATATTGTAAAGCATTTTTTGTGAATTTATTGTtttcaacaaagaaaaagaaaaagaaagaaaaacaaaaaatagttTTCTATTATCCCAAAACACAAAATGACGGATTACGAATCTTCGGAAGAAAACACATGCAACATATAATTTTGtcgatatttcgaaatcgAGGAAACCAACAGGAAGATCGCAACGAGAAAACATTCGTGGGTTTCTATAGGGACGTGATCGAGTTTACAAGTGCCAACAAAGTTGATTAAGAAAATTTCCTTTAGTGATGATTTAAACATACTCGATGATAGTGTTCGAATTGTGAGCGACCTTTTTAACTCGACGACGGTgctttattaaaatcattactTGAGGAATTGGATTCAAGATTAACGTGCAAGAAATAACTGACATACATCGGGACCAAACAGTCGACGATgagatatcgaaaaaatattggatTCCACATTAATTGTCgaattgaaacaaaaataaataagaaaagcaACGAATGATGAATTCGGCATAATTTTCATAGACCGGACAACGAAATAATCCATTTCTTAGAAGATTCGTCCAACGGAGCATCTAATGGCAAAGCAATCGACTATACCAACTGTCTAAACCTAGATCAGACATTGATAATAGTGATAATGAAAGTTCGATGGGACTGCActacgataatttattttgagtCGCTCAAAATCATGTGAAACAATTACCGCGCTCATGTTTGTTTCCAGCAATCAAGATCGTATCTCTTCCATCATAGCCCGCcagtacatttttataaaagaggaattgaaaatttacaaaagaaagataagtatTAGCGAAAGATTGTGTGGATAATGATCgcgaatatgtatatgaactgattagaaaataagaataaaacagAGAAATGAAATTGGACTTGTGTGGatgcgtgcgtgcatgtgtgtgtgtatgtttaacATTGAAATCATTGATTATACTTATGGGTAcccataatataaaatatatctttgtgTACGCTTattaggaaaaaataaatttaaatttataagaaaaacaaaatatacaatgtacatacatatatataaaagagacaaTGTGGCACTATAACTtacttatacatatctatatgtgcatatgtatgtatatatatatatatatatatatatatatatatatatatatagacacacacacacatacacatatctgtctatctctctctttttctatctctctatatctctctctgtctctctctctctctctctttctctttgaaaattgCTTGCGATAACGCACGAATCACAAAAGTCTCTCTTATCAGCGAATAACACAAAGCgtctataaaaacaataaaaaagcaatGTATATGTACCTATCATTTGTAACAACAATTGCAATTGCACTTAAAAGGATATGAAATAATCTCTGTGCTTGCCTGCGAagccactttctctctctctatttctctctctctctctctctctctctctctctctctctctctctctctctctctctcttatctatctcactcttataatccttatttatttttttattcacattccttatttacttttttcctatCTCCGTCCCAAGAATCCTTCGAACGAGATTAcaaaatcgatcgagagagaaaagacattaagaaataaatcttatttaatcagataataatataatgacgtatttgtacatgtatatgatACATAGTacgtaaaatgtaataattaagaCTTTTCTTAGGAATTTTCTGGATTTGCGTGACCGATTATATGGTCTATCCGTCGAATAATGTCGTCACCGTGCCTTTGTCTCGTATTTCTATGTACTTCTTACAAATACATTTCGATTacgaagataataaatttattaagagaagaagaaagaaatgaagaaataaaaaataccctaaaaagagtgaaagagaggaaaaaaggtgttagaaaaaatcttccaaggaaaaaaaaactctatctctctctctctctctctccccttcctctttttctctctccctctctccctctttctctctctctctctctctctctctctctctctctctctctctctttctctctctatttatctatctatctatctatctatctatctgtctatctatctctctcttcacaGATATATTTGTTCtgagcgaaaaagagaaataaaatatgaataaaaagaaaatgtaaaggaatttaaaagaagaaaggaaggaggaaggaaggaatgaagGAAGGATGGAAGGATGGAAGGATGGAAGGATGGAAGGAAggatggaaggaaaaaaaagtcaaagGACCTTAACTAACGTTAGATCCTCGTCTCGTTTCAGGTCTCCTAGCGACGATGCTACTCTCGTCGGATGTACAACAGTATCAAGAGAGGAACGAGGTTACCTGGTCGCGTGGTTACGCCAATGCACCTTATAAAACTATAAGatatcaaaagagaaaggattcCTCGAGGAACAATACCGCAGATGCTAAATACGTTTGCAACAGGTGCGGGAAGACTTACAAGGCGCCTACGTCATTGAGCCGTCATAGGAGATTAGAATGCGGGGTCATACCCTGCGAGGTCTGCCCGATTTGCGATCGAAGATTCAAACATAGATTCGTATTGAACTCTCACATCGTCGGATGTCAAAGAAGACTTCGTCACATTATGCAAAAAAGAAGCGACTCGCCATATTTGGCAGACGAACGTGACGGTTCTTAATCTTTCATGTAGATACTCTTTCGcgatattctcttttcctattgtattattattattattattattattattattattattattattattattattattatttcttgtttttcttctttttcttcttcttctcactcttcagttttttttttttttcattttgttttactatcccgttttatattttttattgtattttttgtcGACTTTcgagatattaaaagaataaaaaagacatcTGAGTCGTCGTGCTTCTTATCACGAGTGTCTGtcttcaaaaagagaaaaagaaaattggaaaaaaagaaaaataatgatatataacaatttttatgcaaattttttataaatttgtatcgtgcatatctctctctctctctctatatatatatatatatatatatatatataaaaataaataaataaatatatatatttatttatttatatataccagTTTTAAtgacaattttaatattcgtattaattaatgaacgcgactatgtttttaaaaaatattgttccttcttctcttttttccattttttttttttttttattcctccgACACTCATTGTATCTCgaagatcgatataaaaaattaatgaactGTCGACGTTTCTAATGTGCAGTGAGCAGGACAAATGTGTCTCTATTTATGGATTGAAAGTTACTAggtgatttgaaaaattaattactcgtttttttccaatttaatTTAGAAGAGCCTAAAAAATGTCGAAGCAAAGAGTTCCTAATTGATTGTTAAAATCGTCTAGGAACTTTTTGTTCCAATTTAGAGACTTCGTCcatcctgtatatatatatatatatatatatatatatatatatatatatatctttttttttatgccttaatatgtattaatgcaacgttttcatttttaatgttttttcccttgtttttttctccctcccttcaCCCTACCACccaatttgtaaataaaacaatttatcaTACGATTTCGAAATATCGTATTGTTTATCATGTACCAAACGAGAGAtcattgattataatatttgtatcgaTAGTCGCTCATTAAGCAGAGCGATCATTTTGAatctcgatttttatatttcgtttttctcttaccTTTctcatttccatttatttttattccttttttttcttttttttattatacggcCAATGATAATAGAAACCCTCGTCGTATCATAGaacaaaataatgattaataattaaacaaataccCTGACTGATACATCTACAATTCTCAAATTTTTgctaaatatacatacatttatatatatatatgtgtgtatgtgtgtgtatgtctatgtacatatatatatatgtatgtatgtatatcgaaaatattaaaacgctTTTACAGTgaaatgatcttttttatctttaaaaaagaaaaaacaaaataatttaacccTTTTGGTGCGTAACTCATCAGATTTAAACATTGTGATGAATATTGTGCACATATATGCGTCCATAGCGATCAAAgggttagaaaagaaaagatacaattgcatttcttcatttttttattaccgaTTATTATGTTTgtaaaatgcaattaaaagaagagagaagagaagagaaaatataaagaaaagaaaaaaaagaacacaaaagATATACTCTTgtagttgaaaaaaagaaagaaagaaaagaaaaacagaaaatcatgaatataattacatatatataatttattttaataatgttcgtctatctctctctctctctctctctctctctctctctctctctctctccctctcctctttctctctctttctctctctctctctctctctctctcgattggCGACACTCACCGATAATGCTTTGTATTCATAACGTTTTATGTATACTAATGTGAATAAACGGATCTTAATGTAAACATGTAAAAATCCTATTCCATCGTAATTTCGATAAATCTatgtgtttcttctttttttttgtttttcaatttaattatgtATGTCACACACAAAtttgattgaattttattatatcaatgttatatgtatacgtatagaaaaaggaaaagaaagaaaacaaagaaaatatagccGAGGAGTCAGCaggtaaaataattatcaacgaaatgattgattgattgattgatttattcattcattcattcattcattcattcattcattcagccattcattcattcatcattcattcattcattcattcattcatgcATTCAcccattcattcatttacacaatatatttttcgatcgtcTCATTGGGcttatttaattgtaaagaaaagaacacttataaaattataatggaTTTGTGGTgtattgtgtatataaaaaaaaaaattgtctataaaatatataaaaataaaaattctctctcaTAAAT from Vespula vulgaris chromosome 13, iyVesVulg1.1, whole genome shotgun sequence includes these protein-coding regions:
- the LOC127068534 gene encoding zinc finger protein 343-like, which encodes MLLSSDVQQYQERNEVTWSRGYANAPYKTIRYQKRKDSSRNNTADAKYVCNRCGKTYKAPTSLSRHRRLECGVIPCEVCPICDRRFKHRFVLNSHIVGCQRRLRHIMQKRSDSPYLADERDESKPITDKGYSAIDKLEFIMNNPTTSSSSSSFTTIHRGQTTLPEDQHFMCGECGKGYKWMANLMRHQRYECEKSPKYCCRICMKNFYRRYVLRNHIKTKHNTL
- the LOC127068533 gene encoding zinc finger protein 57-like — protein: MKNFLCEICEICNRDILFSNVIENSRNFDFPTKTIYLQKNWVCFQCGKRYLWRGSLKNHMRVECGKEPTFKCPVCGRKFKHKHRWQSHAKCVHHIDLLPKLLKVRRMINLPQKKKSVIHKCTRCGKSYQLYTSLRRHLRLECGVEPKETCPICGKKFTHRFKLTSHLSSCGRKRGFT